A genomic region of Thermodesulfobium narugense DSM 14796 contains the following coding sequences:
- a CDS encoding S1C family serine protease — MYEQKGNKLKEVLVKSIFFFVAACLGGMLVLGAIWAFPAFRPPVKVAPSTAVAAIDMSVDSPIVEAVKKVMPSVVQINTLMYVKNPISDFFGIPMKPIPEEGLGSGVIIRSDGLILTNNHVIANATKVKVTLSDGRKFDGEVIGADPVTDLAVVKVNATGLPAAELGSSSNLQLGEWAIAIGNPYGFSGTVTLGIVSALDRRVQTSAYNAGPFIQTDAAINPGNSGGPLVDINGRVIGINTAIIPYAQGIGFAIPIDTAKNILNQLITNHEVVHPYLGIDMLPVDQYQLSQMGIKQNAAVYVARVLPNSPAEKAGILPGDIILKIDNKEVDVYTLPNIILTHNVGDVIKVTLYRSGKIMEIPVTLEARPASMKY; from the coding sequence ATGTACGAACAAAAAGGAAATAAACTTAAAGAAGTCCTGGTAAAATCAATCTTCTTTTTTGTAGCAGCTTGTTTGGGAGGAATGCTAGTTCTAGGCGCAATATGGGCATTTCCCGCTTTTAGACCTCCGGTAAAAGTTGCGCCTTCAACTGCTGTAGCTGCAATAGATATGTCTGTAGATTCCCCTATAGTTGAAGCAGTAAAGAAAGTTATGCCAAGCGTTGTTCAAATAAACACTTTAATGTACGTTAAAAATCCTATATCTGATTTCTTTGGAATTCCAATGAAACCAATTCCCGAAGAAGGGCTTGGATCTGGTGTTATTATTAGAAGTGATGGATTAATCCTTACTAACAATCATGTAATTGCCAATGCAACAAAGGTGAAAGTCACTCTTTCTGATGGCAGAAAATTTGATGGAGAGGTGATTGGAGCAGACCCTGTTACTGATTTAGCTGTGGTAAAAGTAAATGCTACAGGTCTACCTGCAGCAGAGCTTGGTTCGTCTTCAAACCTTCAGTTAGGAGAGTGGGCTATTGCAATAGGCAATCCATATGGTTTTTCTGGTACTGTGACTCTTGGTATTGTAAGCGCGCTAGACAGAAGAGTTCAAACATCTGCTTATAATGCTGGTCCATTTATTCAAACTGATGCCGCTATAAACCCAGGAAATTCAGGTGGGCCTTTGGTAGATATTAATGGAAGAGTAATAGGTATTAATACTGCAATTATACCTTATGCACAGGGGATTGGTTTTGCGATTCCAATAGACACTGCAAAAAATATATTGAACCAATTAATAACAAATCATGAGGTTGTTCACCCATATCTTGGAATTGACATGCTGCCTGTTGATCAATATCAGTTGAGCCAGATGGGAATTAAACAAAATGCAGCTGTCTATGTAGCAAGGGTTTTACCAAATTCTCCTGCAGAGAAGGCTGGCATTTTACCTGGAGATATAATCCTAAAGATTGATAATAAGGAAGTTGACGTTTATACTTTACCAAATATAATTCTTACTCATAACGTGGGAGATGTGATTAAAGTAACTCTGTACAGATCTGGTAAAATCATGGAAATACCTGTTACTCTTGAAGCCAGACCTGCAAGCATGAAATATTAG